ATCCACGTCCTGAAATCAAGGTCATGTCTTTTCAAGCTCCTCTGTTCAGCACTGAACAGCCTGAGTGTGCAGGCAGGACTTTGATCATATCAAGCATGAGAATCCTTTTTGCTGGATGAATCAATCTGTTATGTTTACTTTGTcctttttcacacaaaaatctaaatctgcTGTTATGAAGTCATGCACGCCTGTTCTCACAAAGTTGACTTGCAGTTTAATTAGcgttcagatttgttttgtgttcccTGCAGAGTTTAGTCATCAGTATACTTCCAAACCCATGAGTTGAAAATTAAATAGAGCAAAGTGAAGGTTTTGGTGACAGTGTTGCCTTTTAACCACCAGGTGGAGACCAAGAGACGCACCGGCGTCTgttatcttaaaaaaacaatctgaacatGTCAACATGGCTTAAATAACATTCTGTGAGAGCATTCCCGTGTGTGTTGGGTGACGAATTTGTTGCatgaggcaacaaaaaaaacaagcagcgaATCCTCACACATGAGATCCTGAAACCATTACTGCTGCTGTGCTTTAACAAAACTTTGCACCCTTCATCGGATCCAGCAGGTTTTTACTGGCAGTGTTAATTCTTACGTTGGGTGTGTTGCTTACATTTATAGAGTGCCTTAACTGGCATTGTGATGTACGTCCATACCTACGTCAAACCAGTTTGAACAGTTTCTGGTATCTTTGTGCCTTAAAATGTAGGCCACAGTTCATCAAGAGACAGCTATGCAGCCATGAATTTCCTTATACACAGGTTACtacgtatttatttattctattaaGATCAGTAACTAAGAACAACTTCAAATTTTCATTACCATTGTTGCTTATTTCAACAAATGCAGTGTTTATATCCAAAATGACTTCAGGTTAGGTGAATATGTTCAGACTGAGCTGACTATGTGGCCGAGTTGTGACTCCATAGCTCATATAAACTCTCACCAATCATTTCTGTAACCAACAGGATATAGCATGTTCGGTATAGGCATCGGCATCATGGTGTTCGGCTACTGGAGGCTTTTCAAGTGGAACAGAGAAAGAAGGTGAGACGAATCTTCCACTGATTTGAGTTTAAAGATAAAGGGTCAGGCCAGAGCTCGTggtaatgtgtgtttgttcgtcGCAGGCGCCTGCAGATTGAGGATATGGAGGCCCGGATAGCTCTGATGCCCCTGCTGCAGGCAGAGCAAGACAGAAGgtatgaagaaaagaaaagaaaaaccaaacagacaaacgcacgtttgattcttttttttttttaatctgatggTTACTCTGTCCAGCTAGCTCTTAATGTAAGAGATGAATTTCCCCTCAGGACCTTACGAATGCTGAGGGAAAATCTAGAGGAGGAGGCGATTATCATGAAGGACGTTCCTGGTTGGAAGGTAAAGAAAAGACTGCATTGTAACATATGAGATGTTAAAATCATGTAGCTGCGATGATCTCAGCCCATTCGTACAGTTACATGGCTAATTAAATTGGAATTTAgtaattaattgtttttaaagtgataTATCTGAGACATACAGTGGGGTGCAAATGTAGAAGACTAGTCAAGATACTGTTTTGTTCAAAGTGAAACAACACATACAATCACTCTATTAGTAATCATTGTAGCTGCCACACTTTgaattatttcatgtttttcttttttgagggCAAAAACAGTTAGTCATCAATAACTTTGATCAGTGTCGCTGtattaatgtgaaatgtgtcttcAACACTTGGCGCAGGTCGGTGAGAGCGTCTTCCACACAGACCGCTGGGTCACCCCCATGTCAGAGGAGCTGTTCAACCTCCGGCCTAATGAGGAGCTTTTACAAAAGCGTTTCGGCTTCATGTGGTACGTGTAAAACACCAGCGCTACAAACCACCTTCCACAGCCAGAACCACGTGGACCTGATCCCCGGCTCAATTCAGCTTGTAAATGTTCaatattaaagttttttttgccTGTACCTCATCCTCgattattttgtgtcattgttcCAATGTGGATtgacagaaatgtattcatgtatttggTTAGTGAAGCTCCAAGTTAGTTGTcctatatttgttttattcttctaCACTTCGTGTAAGAGGCAGAAATAGTTCTTCTGACTTTGAGTTATGTTCATGGATTTCTTTTTGGATACACATGGGCATCTAAAGCAGTGGAGTGTGGTGCATTGTTATTAACCCTTCAATGCACAGTGTCAACCAAGAGGTGTTATCTTTGTGTCTCTTGATCATCAGAcgacaaaaaaataatctacTGCTCATTCGGCCCAATGGGCAGATTATAACCTCCAGCATATTATGTCCACATGCAGggacaaatgtatttttggtcataaaaagaaatattctgGAAATTTAGATGAGAAATGGTGTTTTCACCTGTCTGGTTTCCTAAAAGGCCTTTCACACTACACATTAGCACAGGACCATACTTAACCACTGTACACACACGTTAACCACAGGTAATACTTACTTAGAGGCTATACAATTTACACTGCACCTCTATTAGCCCTGGGCAAAATGtccatggacacacacaccctatATTTACATTTGGTGTTTAAACTAGCCTGTTTACTTGAGACCCTAATTTGAACTTTAACGGGAAAAACCTGCTTTGGAGCAGGAAGCACGCCATGGACAGTAGTCCACATTAGCACACTTTGAGACAGCCATGATTGTGCACGTGTGAAAGCTGTGTTAGCCTGAGGGCTAAACGCAGAGTGAAAAGCActtaagactttttaaaaaccacTGGTGCATGATTTCCACTGCAGTGTGCAGACATGCACCTCATCTTGTAATTGAATTATTAATGCGACCCAGAGGTGCATAAAGGAGACAACATTTTTAACCataattgacattttaaagtttgagtAGACCAGattgaacaaaagaaaagccagTTTACAGATTTTTTACACAGCATGATTTCTCTTGGACTCAATGGAAGTGGGTCATTCAGTGTAAACACATCCAGAAATTATAACTTCTCCCAGTTCACATCATGGAccttgcaaaaaataaataaaaatgtacttttttctgGATTGTGGATGACTTGTTACAAATTAGCTTACTGTTATCATTCTGCAAGATTAAAATACATGTGTCATGGTGTCCTATTATCTACcaaatccagtgaaaaatggCATAATGTAAAAGGCATGTCAACATCTACACCATTAAGTCTGggaaaatacattaatatacacacacaccagcttAATCAATATCTAGCACCTGACTAAAATATTAAGGCatctataaaaagaaaacagtgaacatTTTGTAATCGTCACTTACccacaattttatttttgaaattgtGATTCAGAAAGGTTCAAACAGAACAATAGTGCTTTCAGACATggtgactttaaaaaaagttcagtCACTATGGGGCACAGGTCCGTTAACCTGCCCGTTCTCTTGAGTTGGATATCAAGGACTTTGGAAAGCAGCCcttatatttgaaaaatgtctctGGGGCAAGCCAACGTCTGACATTCAGAAAGGCCTTCAAACTTCTAGTGTAGCCACCGCTTACAGCCTCACCACTGCTACAGCACGTTGGACCTGGAGTGGAGCACAGAGATCGTCATCAGTtagttacatttaaatttaCAAAACGAGGTATGATTGCATTACAGAAGTAAGACTCAAGCTTACCTGATTATGCATCTGCATCAATCACTGCCATTTGACGCCGCAAACTTTAGCCAAGAGAAGATCCAGTCAGGCCTCTGACAGTTCAATCTAAAGAGAAGGATTAAGAGATGGATTAAGCCTGGCAACCAATATCGGACACAAGTCACAATACAAATGCATGCAACCCTATTCATGAGTCTGAAACTCACCGCTTAGTCATAATAAGGGTACAAAGAGAAACTGAATAGTCTAAACACCGTGAACATCAATTAGGACTGCTGTGGGACATTATGGGAGCAAATTTTAGGACTAGTGCAGTGAACAGAAGTGGACACAATACTACCCACGACTTAGAGGCCAacgcttctgtttttttggtggACTCAGGTGGAACACTACAATCCAGAGGAGCTTCATAGAAACAAATTTCTCAATGGACTTCTCTATGAATCAGAATCGGGGGAAGGGGCCATGGCATGTTGTAGGCGACATCTGAAGCAGAGGACTAAACACGGCTAACTTGAAGGTATTCATGGAAACAATGAGAACTGAGTTTGAAGGATGTGAGCAAAGCAAAAGGAGATTTTTACCTCACGTGCATTGGCCTACTTTCTCCACATATGACCTAGGCAAGAGAGCAGCTTTCATCTCTGATGAGCACTTGTTGGTAGGCGCAACACTTCACTCTCCAAGGACTTGTAGGTTTTTGAAGTAGCTGACCTCTTGAACGTAATGAAGCATTAACATGACCAGACACCAGCTGATGTTTTCCCAGCATTTCCATGCGCCACTTTTTAGGGGCTTATTGTTCAAGACCTCACTAGGTTTGATCTCAATTCACTAGGAAAAACTTGACTGTTAATACATTTGGACAATTGATGGTTTTGAGACCTGAACAGGAGTCACTGGGCCAAAAACCATCtttagttttaaagtttttaagaAACCAGACAGGCAGCTTGTCAAATCAAGTGGACTTTTAAAACCCAATTGCAGCTTATCCCACTATCTAGTGAACCAACTAAACCGCCAATTTATAATTGCCCTCCTAAAGAAATCCATGTGTAATTTCAATGATTCGACTAGTGACTTGGTTCACACGCAGCATTAAAACTTCCCCATGCGTTAGTTTTGAAAGGCAAAAGAATCAAGATTATTTTCCACAGTCTGTTTAATAGGCTCCATGAAGccaaactgacaaagaaaaaaaaatgttgatcataCAAAGAACATAAAGTACAAAACTGTTCCCGGTTGAGATTTTACTTTGGGGAAAcgaagttacatttttttcgATCACTTAAACAAGATTAGTccattttacagcacatttaaaatgcagatgTTGAGCAGAGCACAGCAGATACCTTGGACAGACTTCATGAACAGCCGGCCACTTCGGAGGTGTAGTTCACCAGTCTGAAAGGAATTCACTCTTTTGGGAAATTGAACACACAGGAGCCTCAGCTAAACTAAGTTTTTAATAGTAAAAAGGAATTTAGCACAAATCCCCAAAAGCCTATTAATAAGCTCCCTTTCCTCACTCAGTTTAAAACCTGGCAAGAGGTAGGTCAGTCGAAGACTGAAGGGGaaataaggaaaaaacaaaaaacaagcccCATCGGATCTcagtataaaaataaacaaaaactaaaacaaaaaaaggaatcaaaaaTCAGGAAACACTTTAACGTGCTGGACAGTAAGTCGACAGCGATGGTAGTGGCCGTTCAACGAAAAGCCATGTGGAGAGCCGTTGTTTGATCCCCAGATTGGGACTTGAGTAATAATCAGATTATACAGATGCCTTTAGTTAACAAACGATCTTTGAGGAATCAAGATGCCCAATTGAGCAAGGCAAGAGTCTTGAACTGTAATTTGTAACATGGTTTGTTAAGGAATGACCAAAACTCAtggctacattttttttttttaagatgcttGAGCTACTACAACAGAACTACAAAACTAAGGTCAGCAATAACACGTGGACATTTTTCTTGAGGAGCGCATCTTTGAAATACAGCCAGCCAAGTGATGATCTTGAATCAGGGAGATGTTTACTCGTGTGCAGCTGAGGATAAGAAGTGGGCACACAGGTAAAGACACTGAAAGTTCCAACACTGGAGTTTCACAATATCCCCTCAACCCACCAGACAGTCCAAAAACCCTCCCTCAGTTTTTGCATACGGGGCTCCATCAGCTTAGATATCATCAGAACAACAGTCAGCATTTCAGTGTTTGCCAGCCTCTTTATCAGAGTGGGGCAGCGGGGCTAGCAAAATTTGGCAACCGTGTACAGAGAGGCATCAACTAGGGCTCGGGTACAAAACTTTAGGGGCATACATGATACAAGTTCTCATATGTTGGGGCTGTGAAATGGTTTTAAATCAATTCAGTGTTGACGCCTGGTGGGATTATGTTTGTATAAATCTACCATATCCAACTAAATCtattttttcagtatttttttttaattgtgcaatttctcaTTAAACTAATTTTAGTGTAATCTGTTGGTGTCTACATGCAGGTTAAAATTTGAAACTAAACAGCCCCAACATAGGACTACACAAACATAAGTGCAATCATTCATGCTTACCATAGCCGTCATATCCGTCACGGTATGATCCAGAGCGCTCGCTGTATCCACCCTGACCCCTGGAAAAGGCAAAAATTTTGCATCAATGAagtgtatatttaaaaaaaaaataaaattacacagGCAACTTAGTTGGAAGTCTCAGCATTAGATTAATTACACTTACCTATTGTCTCTGTAGCCGCCGCCGCCTCCTGAGGAATATCCTCCACTCCTGTatccaccgccgccgccacctcCAAAGCTCCTGCCCTCACCTCCGAAGCCCCTATCACCGTAACTCCTGTCACCATAACTCCTGTCACCGTTGTAACCACCTATAATAGCAGGATAGTAGAGACATCACaagtgaaagaaatgaaagaattaACAATTGAACCACTCCATTCACAGTCCAGACATTCGGTTTTCACCTCTGGAATAACCACGCCCACCTCGCCCCCTTGATCCACTGAATCTTCCACCTCCGCGTCCACCTGCCTGGAAACCTCCTCTGGAACGACCACCCTTTCCTGCCTCATCCACGCGAATAGCCCGGCCATCTAGAGACTGGAACACAAAGTGATTTAGCATTCCTGGGAGAACACACATTATAAATGCACTGCTTGCAACTTAAGACAAAATAGGTTAAAATCCAAGGCAAAATTTACAATTTGACCAATTGCATATATGCACTTAAATCTCCACATGAGTTGTGAGCAAGTGTAACAGGGAAGTACATCAACTCATCCCCCATATGCAAAGCACGCTTGAGCTCAGACACGTGAtttgacaaaatattcaaatgactataaaaagcacaaaaaggatgaaaatgaatataaaacCGTGAATGCATTGTTCATTTACCTTGCCGTTCATTGCGTTCATGGCGTCTTTAGCGTCATCTGCATTGTCGTATTTCACGAAGCCGAACCCGCGAGATCTCCCCgtctctttgtctctgatcACATCCACtaatggagggaaagaaaggtCATTTCGAGAAAACGTGCGAACAAAAACAGCGACGTTCTCAAATCAGCTTCGTGTTTCCCAACAAtgattcaaaacagaaaaaaaaaaaaaatatgtatataaaagcAGAGAAGATGCGGGGGACCAACCTTTTTCGATGGTTCCGTATTTGCCGAAGGCCGCAGCCAGAGACTCCTCGTTGGTCTCGAAACTCAGCCCTCCGATAAACAGTTTACCCTCGTCCGACATCTTTAGTGTAGCTGAACACACAAATCAACGccatgttattaaaaaaataatcctaTACAAACGCATGTAGAAATCATTGAACAAGGCGATTCCTCTCGTGGTGCACATCGTGGGTGCACGCTGAGCGAAAAGTAGGTCACCGGTCCCGTTATGTGAGCGGGGCTGCATCGATCTGCGCAATTCgtaaaaaaccaaaaaatatatataattttctAGGTTTGCTAGCAATATTTAATAAATTGTACTCATCGTATAGCTAAAATATTCTCCAAATAAATACTTTCCATGAATAAAGAGGCCTTTGTTGGCTGAGCGTCGAGCCCAGGCCTGAGGCCTACAAACGTGGTTTGAATAGCGgattagctaacgttagcaatcATTTTTCCTCCCAGCGCCATTTTGTAGCACCGAGCTTCAGGTCCGCACTTTTGTTTCGCCGACCGACTTAGCGGTTAGCTACGTGTGCGCCGGGATGTCTTCTTCTCCGCGTTACATAAGTGTTCGCTTACAATCAGAATCAGACACTAAAAACGCTTTTACACGATGATGTTTCGCTTACCGGCGAAACGGTCCAGGTGCAAGGGGTTTTAAGCGcggttttttaaaattgttaatactgctatataaaaaaaagataaaaaccgTTACGCTAGAAAGCATCTTCGGAAAACGTAGGATATCTGATCTAAGAAGGTTAACAGCATTCGTTTTAAGCAAgcctatacacacacagagatgcaacTAAACGAGTATTAGGAAGTCAAAGCGtttttaaattagaaaaaaaaaaaaactgtaaaagagaAATTACCTTTCCCTCCGGGAGGTATCGACCAGAAGAGGAGCGGAGCTGCAGAGCGAATGAGAAGGAGCGATGCCGCGCTCCTCCTTTCAAGGCTGTGTGAGGCGACTTCTTCTTCTACGGTTTATTGCAGGTTCACTGTTGGGACACAGCGCCACCTGTGCTGTCCCGGTCGGTACTGCACCACGGCCTTTGAATCCCGCCGTGGAGGTTTTAGTATTCTCTGAATGTGTGCCTGTGACTTCATGGCCATGGAGGACCGCAAGAGTCACGGAAATATTGATTATGCATTTAACTAATTGTACAGCAAATACTGGCATTAATACATCTGTTAGTCTTTTTATCtatgactgaaaacaaagttaGTCGCTGTTTGATAATTTAATGGGAAATAACATGAGGAATTATAAATAGTAGTTACAAATGAGCTGTTAATCCATCAATAAATAGTTATCAGTAACATCATTAGGCatccttgggtaccctgaaaggcgctatataaataaaatatattattattattattattatgagttACTCAACTGTACACTGACAACCTATCCCAATTTCAATTCAAGATGTCACACttaaatttgtttatttcaataGAACCTTCTTTACGGACAGAGTTCGATAAGAACTCCAGTAGAGAGAGCACTCAACACTCAGCAACAGTCTTCTGCTTTTTGACTGTACTTTAAACACGAGACAGACTGAAAGTTGTGAAACTGAAATTAGTCTTGGGAAGGAGTAAACGTCTTTAATGGCCTGCAGTTTCATGTCTCACTGTCCATCAATATAAACATTAACGGTGATTATTTTGCCCGTTGTGCTTTTTTGTGTGCAGAAGTTTGCGATATAAATGTTGAGTTGTGAACTTTAGAGATGCTggtaggcagattttgttaACTTGTTATCGTTTGTGATCTGGTGCATGTTTTTATACTATATTAAAACCTGCTTGCTTCCGTCTGGGATTTCTACAAGTGGAACAATCCTGCATTAAGTGAAACTcatctgtatttgtttgcaCGCCCACAAACGGCAGtcacagacagaacaaatgTATCTTGTAGTACGAGCTGCACACAGACTTAATGAAATCACCTTTAGCTCAGAAAAAACCAACtaatgctgctgcagagacCCTGAACCAAACCTCATGAGTCATTCAGCACATTACGTTGGTGATTTCAAACTTTCACTTCAGCTCACTTTTTCCAGACTGAGCAATAGAAACTGTGAGAGCATCTTCCTCCTTCAAATCACTGCTTTTTCAGCTGCCAGGTGTGCATGTCTGACCATGTCAATGTCATGCCTATGCCTgaacgaggaaaaaaaaaagaaatcaggaaTGACAGAGAGACATCACAGGgtctttaaacatttgttgaaggtttttattctttgcatatttttttttccttctttctgtttACAATGTTTATATTGCataagtaaaacattttagagGAGCATCTCCTGCACAGAACAAAACATACAGTTAACATTCAAGACACATACAGTTAAGGCATTAAAATACATACAGACAGTCTTTGTACAAAACACCGAGATGCAGAACATGAAAATGTACATCGAAACCTTTTGTGACGGGCTACATGACAGTGAGAGCCATTGTGTTACATGACATAACATGTTGAATACAGTGACGGCCACAGAAATCTGACACTTCTCTTTGCTGCATCTACTCCTCAAGGCCAGATATCAGCTCCGGCCTGCAGTATACATAGTTCCATGAGGCAGCCTCGCTCAGTAAAGAGCTACCACTTCTATCACAGTGGGTGGATCTTTCTCCGTCCAGGAGACTAAGGACGATGGTGACGGTGCTGGTATGGGTGAGACGTTTGCGAGTGGTGCCAGTTCTTGCGAGTCCGCCTGCGAAGACGCCTCTGGTGCATCAAAAACTGCAGCCGCTCCAGCTTACTGTGCAATGCTTGATTCTCCTGTGTGGAAGAGTGGAGGGGTCGGCTCTCCTTACCtgcaggagaggggaggaagagcaTGTTAGACTGTCCTGAATAattcattttgggtttttttttgtgaagagtGAAATGAGGAGAGAAGCAGCCTCTGTTCACTGAGTCTCTATGGAAGACTTTAATGATACAGCCAGGCAAAATATTTGACAAATGGGAGTAAAGAGACATTAAAGAACAcacattgtgcttttttttatacatgaaaGTATCTAAAATGACAATTCAAAGGGTCTATGTGCATAAGGAACCCCAGAAAAACTGAGAATAAATCAAAAGAGAAGGTAATCAACAGGTCAGAATGACGACGCTCACCTGGAGTTTTGCCGAGGTGCTCGGTCCTCTGGTCCACCAGTGTTTGGCTGCTGGCTttgttctgctcctctgctgtaGGCAGCTGGCTGACTGCAGGGTTTGAAGCAGGACAGTGGAGCTGGGAGAGGGTGCGTGGAGCCCCCTGGTGGTGGCAGGCAGCTCTGAGCAAGTCGTTGAGGATCTGGAGAATGATGGTGATGCCGCTCCGAGGATGACTGATGCCGGTCTGACTGCAAGGGGCCAGAGTGCCTGAtgggaagagagggaagagagcaGCGGAaaatgagagagggggagatggagaagagTGGATGAGTAAGAGACTGAAATTGCAGACATTAGAGCTACAACAATTAGTATTAATTGGGTCTATTTTAAATGCTACTATCTTGAtaattgatcattttagttGTCACTGGTTTCAGCTGCTTTTCTTGCACTGAATATATTTAGGTTTTAATGATCAGAGTAAAATAGTAGAATAAAACAAGCAGTCTGATTGTTACACCTCCCTGGACTATGGGACATTTTCTTAATTCAACTCATCACAAACTGATGGAGTCcatttgtgttgctgtgttgtctTCAGGCCTCTGCCGCTCACACACTTACCAGAGAAAGTCCCGGAGAAGACGCCCGGAGAGTGGTTCACAAAGCTTTCTATGACTGCTCCTGGCTGCTTGCAAGGTTCTGCAGTGGATGAGGCATGAGTGTCACTCTGTAAAACAAGGGGAACAATTAAAACCTGGGATTTTGAACTCTGAAATGGTTATTTTACAAAAGCATCCCAATATATGGTGGTGATCAATCAGGGAAATTCCAAttatggaaagaaaatgttgtgattGTGGATTGAGAGCTGAGTATAAAAGGCTGACCTCTCTGAAGGTTGAGGCTGGCACTGGGCTCCTGGGTCCAGGAATGGAGCCTGTGGGAGTAGCTGAACAGACCGGTGTGGCTGCTTGCCGAGGAGAGCTGGGATGTGGACAACCAGTCGGCAAAGTTGGGGCTGAAATCCTGTcagaagatgtgtgtgtggagtgggGAGGACTGGACTGATGTGGAGATGAGTGAGGATGGCAGCtcacagcaggagcagaggcggGAGCTGTCGAGTCAGAGGAAGTTCTTGCCGTTTGAGATCTAATTTGGACTGAGGATGTAGAGTCAGAGGAGTCCGGGGCTGTAGTGGAGGTTTGGGAAAAAGAGTCAGGGTGGCTCATCCTGTCTGCAGTGGGCAGACACGTTCTGCTTCCAGCTCTGAAgtcctggtgctgctgcaggtccGCCACGTTCTGTGCAGACAGCTGGAGCTGAACGTACATCACATGGGCGCCGACTCCGAGGTTGATGGTCAGAGGTGAGCgcccagacaggaagtcactgatctgtcaggaacaaaaacaaatacatttacaatcCTTAAGACGTCATCCCTGGTTAATTTGGAGACACctgtggttaccatggtaacagtgAGCTCAGATTTGAGCAACTGGTGCATCTGTAACTCTCGTTATTTGAATGCAGATCAGATTCATCATGGATGAGCTGGATCACATGTGTGCATTGTGTCTGATGAACTACTCCTCTGTAGGCAAACTGTGTGACTGGAATGGCGTACCCCGCCAGAAACGATTCAAACGGCCATATAGACGGATAACGTAAGTAAAGAAAGTAGATTTGGTGAATGAATGGCTTCTACAGAGACTAGTGCCTAACATACACAGTGAGGTTTGATATGAAATCCACTGATAAGACATTCAATAACATCTATTGTATTCTATATTTGTACagctttaaaatgcagtttttagcATAACATGTCACTGAAAATATACATCCTGCTAGCTGAAcataagatagatagatagatagatagatagatagatagatagatagatagatagatagatagatagatagatagatagatagatagatagaaagatagatagatactttattgatcccggaggaaattcaagacTATCAATAACTATCAGTATAAACCCTGCACGTCATGTATATATCATGTAcgtttaaaatgtaaatactccaTCCacactatttctttttttgcactaACTGCATTGCTTCTTTACACAATTTTATTTGGACTATTCACTTCCAAAATCATGTAGTTTTAATAGTATGGGCTTTTGGGGATTTTAACATAATGTATAAGTGCCTGTCTCCTTCGCACATGCTACTGTATAGCCCAAATTCTCACTCCAAGCTGATAGAAAACAGCATGATATCAGAgtgaccgctaactgctgctaactgtagctgtcattaGCCAGCTcgctcagtcagctgtgcagctgGTGGTCTGGACTGAGAGCTTGGGGGCAGGCGGGCTGCAGTGTTTACACCACTTGCTTAGGAGTTTTGTCCTGGGAAAAGCCAGCAGGTACGTCTTTAATAATTCCCACTGAACTTTatctcttcagtttttattgctGTTCCTCGCTGTATGTCAGTTTCTGTGAAGCACACTGAGCAATGAAATCTGTAGTTAaattatttgtatgtgtgaacACACGCTGCCAATCCAGTCTGATTCTGAAAAAACCTTGAGGATTATAACTTTAGATTATCTTTGggtcacagcacagcagcttgtgtgtgtgtgtgtgtgtgtgtgtgactgtcagaTATGGTGTGTGTTTCCGTTTTTCTCAGGACAGTGATGCCATgctgttgcatgtgtgtgcatgctttaCTTCATACTTCAAAACAAAGGACAT
Above is a window of Acanthopagrus latus isolate v.2019 chromosome 21, fAcaLat1.1, whole genome shotgun sequence DNA encoding:
- the ndufa13 gene encoding NADH dehydrogenase [ubiquinone] 1 alpha subcomplex subunit 13 — protein: MAGSKVKQDMPPPGGYASFDYKRNLPKRALSGYSMFGIGIGIMVFGYWRLFKWNRERRRLQIEDMEARIALMPLLQAEQDRRTLRMLRENLEEEAIIMKDVPGWKVGESVFHTDRWVTPMSEELFNLRPNEELLQKRFGFMWYV
- the cirbpa gene encoding cold inducible RNA binding protein a isoform X1, which codes for MSDEGKLFIGGLSFETNEESLAAAFGKYGTIEKVDVIRDKETGRSRGFGFVKYDNADDAKDAMNAMNGKSLDGRAIRVDEAGKGGRSRGGFQAGGRGGGRFSGSRGRGGRGYSRGGYNGDRSYGDRSYGDRGFGGEGRSFGGGGGGGYRSGGYSSGGGGGYRDNRGQGGYSERSGSYRDGYDGYAAHE
- the cirbpa gene encoding cold inducible RNA binding protein a isoform X2 — protein: MSDEGKLFIGGLSFETNEESLAAAFGKYGTIEKVDVIRDKETGRSRGFGFVKYDNADDAKDAMNAMNGKSLDGRAIRVDEAGKGGRSRGGFQAGGRGGGRFSGSRGRGGYNGDRSYGDRSYGDRGFGGEGRSFGGGGGGGYRSGGYSSGGGGGYRDNRGQGGYSERSGSYRDGYDGYAAHE
- the LOC119011862 gene encoding midnolin-like, with translation MEQQQQQQQQQQRGLCSFTPGRSACCGEGASTNQPTMRLSVISTTGSPVELTVPRGETVEGLRTHVSQKLRLQTDRIVLLYRDRQLTAGRLLDLGVADGSKLTLVPVIEAGLVCSTVRAERTMMDVLESLTEVQISDFLSGRSPLTINLGVGAHVMYVQLQLSAQNVADLQQHQDFRAGSRTCLPTADRMSHPDSFSQTSTTAPDSSDSTSSVQIRSQTARTSSDSTAPASAPAVSCHPHSSPHQSSPPHSTHTSSDRISAPTLPTGCPHPSSPRQAATPVCSATPTGSIPGPRSPVPASTFRESDTHASSTAEPCKQPGAVIESFVNHSPGVFSGTFSGTLAPCSQTGISHPRSGITIILQILNDLLRAACHHQGAPRTLSQLHCPASNPAVSQLPTAEEQNKASSQTLVDQRTEHLGKTPGKESRPLHSSTQENQALHSKLERLQFLMHQRRLRRRTRKNWHHSQTSHPYQHRHHRP